CTATGGCAAAGACATGGTACAATTGTACAAGGACAAAAGCCAAGAACGAAAGCTCCCCCATGTTTTTGCGATCGCTGACCTGGCTTACAATAACCTGTtggaaaacaaggaaaaccAGTCCATTCTAGTCACCGGTGAGTCTGGTGCTGGTAAGACGGAAAATACCAAACGAATTATACAGTATCTTGCTGCCGTCGCAAGCAATCCAAACGTGGTATTTGGAGAACAATTAGAAGagcaaattttgaaaacgAACCCTGTCCTTGAAGCCTTTGGTAATGCTAAAACAGTACGCAACAACAATTCTTCTCGGTTCggaaaattcattaaagtCGAATTCTCGGTCAGTGGTGAAATTGCCAATGCTTCCATTGAATGGTATCTGCTCGAAAAATCCCGTGTTGTTCATCAAAGCTCGCAAGAACGTAACTATCACATTTTTTATCAACTACTGAACGGTGCTGATCCTGCTTTACGAAAAAAGCTCCTTCTTTCTAATGAATTTAATGATTATGAATACCTGAAGAAATCATCTCTTACTATTCCCGGCATCAATGATGCTGAAGAGTTTAAAGGATTAttgtcttcttttaaaattttggGTTTTAccgaaaaagaaattttttatatgttCAGCATAATTTCTATTATTTTGCACATAGGTAATATCCCTATCGGCGCTGACCGTTCTGGCGTTGCCCGCCTCACAAATATGGATGATGTTGATAAACTTTGCCATCTTCTGGGTGTATCTCCAGAATTATTTTCACAAAACCTTATCCGTCCGCGTATTCATGCAGGTCATGAATGGGTGGTGAGTGCTCGATCCCAAGAACAGGtaatttcttctatagAGGCATTGGCCAAAGCAATTTATGAGAGAAATTTTGGCTGGCTTGTTAAGCGTATAAATACCGCAATAAGTCGGAACACCTCTTCTAACACTTTTATTGGAATTTTGGATATTGCAgggtttgaaatttttgagaCGAACAGTTTTGAGCAATTATGCATTAATTATACGAATGAACGCTTAcagcaattttttaatcatcatatgtttgttttggagCAGGAAGAATATATgagagaagaaattaaatgGGACTTTGTTGACTTTGGCCATGATTTACAACCTACCATTGACTTAATTGAGAAGTCTAATCCTATCGGCATTCTATCTTGtcttgatgaagaatgCGTTATGCCAAAAGCTACAGACACTACCtttgtttccaaattgGATGCGTTATGGAGAGATAAATcccaaaaatataaacCATTTAAGTTTGGTGGGTCTGGTTTTATCCTGACGCATTACGCGGCCGATGTTCCTTATTCAACAGAAGGTTGGttagaaaagaatagtGACCCTCTGAATGAAAATATCGCCAAGTTGTTAGCTCAGTCTACCAATAAGCATATATCTGAACTGTTCTCTGATTACCGAGAGGTTGAGACGAAAACGGTGCGTGGACGCACTCGTAAAGCTCTATTTCGAACTGTTGCCCAGAGGCACAAAGAACAGTTAAATCAATTAATGAACCAATTTAACACAACGCAACCTCATTTCATTAGGTGTATCATTCCCaatgaagagaaaaagagccATTCCTTTAACAGAGCTCTGGTTTTAGACCAGTTACGATGCAACGGTGTTTTGGAAGGGATACGGATTACTCGTGCTGGATTCCCTAATAGAATGCCCTTTAATGACTTTAGGCTTCGTTATGAGATGATGGTTAATCTTCCGAAAGATAACTATATTGAATCTCGGCGTGCTTCGCTTCTAATACTTCAGCAAATGGGCCTTTCAGAAGATCAGTTTAGAATCGGAGTTTCCaagattttctttaaggCAGGAGTATTAGCAagtttggaagaaagaagattaCATACTCTTCAGAGTATTGTAATTGCTTTGCAGGCTCGAATCCGTGGTTTTGttcaaagaaggaaatttcaaaagcgTTTGAAGGATATAGAGTCTTTAAAGCAGATACAGGCTAATATGTTTGTGTATGACGAGCTTCGAAAACATCCCTGGACGAAGTTATATTTTAAGTTAAGACCCATGCTCAGTAGTACTCataatgatgaaaagcTTAAACGTAAGGATGCGGAAATTATAGAGCTGAAGTACgaaattaagaaaattacaaatGTCAAGGAGGGACTTGAAGCCAAGGTGAATGAATCAAATAAATCTTATACTGCTTTAGAAAGTGCGCTTACCGGTGAACGAGCAATTGCACTTGACAAGGAGGAAATTCTCCGTCGTACTCAGGAAAGGTTAGCTTCTTTAGAAGATTCAAATGGAATCTTGAATGCCACTTATAAAGATATGGAAGCTCGGTTGGCAGATATTTTGAATGAGAAAGAAGTGGAAAACAAGCACATTGAAGAGATGACGGGTTCCCTCGAATCCGTATCGttggaaaacgaaaaaagaagagaatataatgaaaaacTGCAAAAAGAGTTGAATACCTGTCGAATGGACGTTGAACAGATCAGATCTGCATTATCAGCTGCTAAAGTTGAAATAGCTTCATTatctaaagaaaagacaTCTATCAATCAAGATTTAGGAAAACTGAGAGAAGATggagagaagaaaaaacttgAACTGTCTTCCTTGCTTGAGGAAAACTCTACTTTAAACCGTGAACTTCGGAGGTTTAAAGAGATAAGTAAATCATTAGAAGAAAGACTAACAAATGAAACGAATATGATGAAAGATATTAACTCCTCTGTGAGAAATATGTCTTCTGAATTGGAGCGAACCAAGATTGAAAAATCCGAAATGGCTAATGATATATCAATCGTGAAACAGAAGAATCAAGAGCTTGACGTGCTAAAGGGAGTTCAGCAAATGACGATAGAGAATTTCGAACAAAAGGTTGGCTATCTTGAAGCTGATGTTAAGCAAATGTCTCTGTTGAAGAAAGAGCTCAGTGCTTTAACCGAAAAAGACAACTTATATGAAGTTCAGTCTTCTAGGAATCAAGAACTTGAAGCATCGGTAAAAACCCATATGCTTACAATTAAAGACCTAGAAGGCAGCTTGAAAAATGCCAACAGCAAGTTAAAGAATTTACAGGATTTTCCGTCGAAGTATGAAAGTTTAATTGGAAAATCCGAAGAGCTACAGAGGAAAGTTCGACAGCTTGAAAGATTTAAATCCGATTATGAGCTTCAAAATAAGGAACTTTTAAGCTTACGCAAGGTCGAAAGTGATTATCGTGAATTGGTGCTTAAGTATGATAAAGTAACGAAAGATACAGAACGATTAGAAAAAAGCAGTTTTTCTACCAATGATCAATATCAAAAATTACTAGACGAGCACAGTAATTTAACACGAAAGAGTGAAGACATAACTAGCCAGCTCGATTCTGCAATGCAAAAACTTCCCAAGATTCCCTTATTAGAAAGCGAAATTTCGAAATTGAAGCAAGATTTCGCGAATACAGTTAAAGAACTTGAGGGggagaaacaaaaggctATTTTAGCTAGTCAGGATAATGAGCAATTACGTTCATTAAAGAGAGAACTCCAGAATAAACGACAATTGGAATTGAACTGTCAGAAGCTTTCAGAAGAGGTTAAAAGTACTCGAAGTTTGCGATCAGAAGTCACCTTACTGAGAAATAAAGCATCTGACGTGGAGTACtctaaaaacaaactgaCAGAATCAGAATTAAAACTGAAGGAAGTCAGAAAAGAGCTGAATTCCGCCATAGAACTgaacaaaaggaaagaagtTGAGCTCCATCGGCTAAAGGAACACAAGCCAGCGGAGAAGGAGAACAAGTCCCCAGCAACTATAAAGAACACACTCCCTGAGAGAAAAACGATTTTTGACTTACAACAACGAAATGCCAATCAGactctttttgaaaatttgaaaagagatTATGATAGGCTTAACCTTGAGAAACAGTATCTTGAGAAACAAGTGCAAGAGAACAAAAACCCTGGAGTGACACCACAAGCCACCGGCGGATCTTTGGAGCGGGTTGCCTTTTCTCATGCGGTAGAAGTGAAAGCCCTTAAAGACCAAATTAATAGTGAGAAGTCCAAGATTTTAACTACACAATACCAGTTTGAAAAACGAGAAAAAGAGTTACAAAAATCGATTTCCGACATGGAAAGGCAGAACCGGTATTCACTAATTGACGTTCGGGCACTCCGAGACAGAATTGCTAGTCTTGAAGAAGAGTTGGCGGCATCTTCACGAGCATGATGTTGGTTAACACTTTGTATATGAAgattttcattctttaatttAAGATGgttgatatttttcatgTAATTATAATATATAATATTGATAGATCATTAGGATACGATGAATTGGATTTCATTAAGAACATGAtaagtgaagaaaataagagGATTCTAAAGATGGATATCTACAAACTTAtaatttccaaaagcaaacaGTGGAATTCtaattttcgttttcagtTGTATTGGGAAGAGtttgtaatttttcatCGGTAAAGCCAGACAAAACTTCGTCAAGGTTGGTACCTTGGACAAATTCTGAAATAAAGCTTTTTAATCCTTGTTTACCGATTTCAATATCAGAACGAGAGCCGAtgtagtaaacaaattgatTGTGGGTATCATCCTTTACGCGGTCCAAATAACCAAATCTGACAAGAAGATTGAGGGAGCGGTCTATGTCTAATTGGAAAGGAGTGGTTTCAGAAGATAACAAAGTATCCAAGTGCGACTTCAGTTCTAACTCTCCAAGATATCCATGGGAAACTGCAACAAGGGAAACAACAAGCATCAAAAATCCGAGAAACGAAGTATCAGCCATTGAGTCAGGAACGAGCCGTTGGTCGCTGCAGTACTCAAAACGAAGGGAATTTTTTAACACCCAATACTTTGGGACAttggaggaggaggaggaagaCGAATTGGAAGTATGTTGTTTTCGGAGTTGAGAAATGGCCATTTCTTTTGTCCGATTCGTGGGGTTTACTAAGACTAgttgaaaaccaaaaacagACTGAAGTTGACGGTTTGCCTCTTCTAGAGCTGGCTGAAACAAGCTTCGGGAACTTCCTTGTGGGAATGCACGCTGTATCACTTCCTTTCGCGAAAGAGCTTGATGGGAGCTTTGGGAGCAAATGGCGAGACGCACAATGTTTCTAACaagcatttgaaaattcaTAGAATCAGTTTCGCCTTTGTCTAGTTCATCCAACGGTTTGGAACCGGCATTGGGTTTGCTCTTCTTTCTGCGATTTCTATCAGAGGAAGTGCGTCCGGATCCTTGTCCAACTGCTGCGTCATCATTTGGGCTCTCCAAATCGTCGTCAATGTATCCTTCACTTTCTGatccttcttcctcatcagCAATAATCTGCGATGCCGTCAATCGTGCTCCATGAGGGCTGCTTGGTTCTACATTCCTGGCTCTTTTTCTATGCAAATCATCGAACTGactcatttcattttgggCTCAAAACGAAGGGAATTTccaaaggaaagcaaagaacTTTTACCAGTCCTGGTTTTTCGCGTTTTGGGGGGATTTCGTTTTGCGATATCTATAGTCATCCGTATAACACATTAACGATACTATATCCTGTAGCCGTAGTAAATAGAGACTTTTGAGAGAAGGATATAaatgaattgctttttcagaTATGCCTGCTTTGAATATAATTTTAATATTATATTGCTTCTAAGTGCTGAGAGCAAACAGGCATCTTTGCTTCGGATTTCATGACTTGACatttcaaatcttcaacCAGAAACACATTGTGCGGCTTCCATCCGGGTTTTcagaagcaaaaactaGAACATATAAAAACTCAACTTACTATTCTTTATAAATGTTCAACTTCTTCGTAGAAAAACAATCCAACCCTCTTTTTCtgtgttttctttccagTATCGTACTACTCGCTTATTTAGTATAATAAGCAATACGGTGGTGCAACCCAGTCTTCTGTGCTCATTTTCTAGATCGTTGGGTATCTGAAATATATTTTGCATACGCCAACACCAAATTCATTATTGTGGACCAATGAGGAGCCCTATAAATCATATAGAAGGTGGGTGTATGATGACCTCTTGGCATTAACCAAAAACAGATGCTCATGGGAGGCAAGAATTGAGACTCCAAAACACGGtatatttgaaagaagttgaattctttttgtacaGTATTGATAATTGGCGTTTGAACCATCGAATCACGAAAAAACTGGATAAATTTTCAGAATGCTTGCACTTTTATCGACACGACAGATTTCAAGGTTCCCCCTGCGTGAGGGCTTGCTACGGAACTTTACTCGAAATCTTTCTCTACATGAAATTCATAACCTGAAAAATATGAATCCGACACTACAAAAATCacaaaatattcaaattCCTCTACCCACCCGTTTACGTGCTGCAGCTCCTTCTCTCAATGAAACTTCGAAGAAAGAACTGGCTCCTACTCGGAGGATGCCTCGTAAAAACGTAATTAAATTGGTATGTTGTTTTATTAGGAGTTGttcctccttttttttttttcgtttttttgaaagtcATAAACTAATCCCTGTGTAGAGTTCAGGTGCGGTGAATCATTTGCGAAGCATGTTGAACGATCCTTCTATGAAGGATAAACTTTTGCGAATTGGCGTAAAGCAAAAGGGTTGTGCTGGCCAGGCGTATTCGTTGGAATACATTGAACAACCTGAAAagtttgatgaaattgTGGAGCAAGATGGAATTCGTATCATTGTCGCTCGAAGGGCTTTACTGCAAATTATTGGGTCTGTAATGGATTACAGGGATGATGAGTTGCAGTCGCGGTTTATTTTTACCAATCCAAATATTAAATCTACCTGTGGTTGTGGAGAATCCTTCAGCACGACGAAGTAACACCAgtgaatgaagaaagagCTTTGTTTTACGAATTCTTATGATTGCAATGTTTATTAATTAATTCCCGGAGATgggtttttgtttggtttcttcATGTATGCTTCACCCCCCTCCCTGCACGGAACACCGGTCCTGTTCtgtcttctcttttttttttcaaataatttcCTTCTAATCACAAGAAAtttgttgttttgatgTTGtggcttttttttatttcatacGTCAGATTGTGGAAATTGCCCTCTGCGTAGAGTAATCTGTTTTTTACCTTGCTGTGGACTCTGCTTTATTTCTAGTTTCTTTGCATATGTTACAGTTTACAAAACGCCATAAATTACGGGATATCGGGACAATGAAGTGACATGGAAGTACGTACTACAAGGGAAGATTCtctcattctttttgataaCGATGTGTTGAAAGGCAATATCCACCCAAAATTAGCAAAGTAGTGTGAAATGGAGTattgaatgaaatataaaattcGTTATGAAGTACATATCGTTACTTATCCTTCTCGTTCATTTGAGGTAGGATAGGACCCATCGGTTGGAACGTTTGGTAAAGCTTTCCTTCTAATTTGTTCATCTGCAAGGATAGTTGTATGTTAGTATTATTGTAGTAGAGGAGTTCTTACCCAGCTTGAGTTTTCTTGTACTCCAACATATAACCATAAACTCCATGCACCCATACGATTAGCCATGGTGCTATCCGTAAGTAGTCGATCACCGATGAATAAAAGCTGTGAGGGATGTTGAATCTGTGTAGATCTCTGAAAATAATCCCATACTTCTTGTTCACAAAGTGGCTTTAATTTCGAATGTCGAAGTACAGGAATTTCCCAGCGAGCTTCAAAGTGGGCAGCATCTTCTCCAGTCGGATCTTGCTTTTTAGAACCAATTGAATTGCTCACCAATAAAATATGGctctttccaaattttttctgtaacTCTCGTAGTTTCTCGAGATTCTCATTAGGAATTTCATTCTTATTAGGTACAGTAATACAATCGTCCTTGTCTAGCACAATACCTCGAATGTCAACAGGCCGACAGTACGCATTGCTTAGATGGCTGCTAATACCAACCGGAACATTTGTGAATGAAGGAAATTTTACGTGAGGAAGTAATGTCCTAGGACGTTTCACAGTCTGAAAAAAAGCGCGAATCCCTTCCCAGTTCACTAGCATTGGATATTAACAACACTTTTTCGAGCCCACTTATTTAGATTTCCTGGCAAATTCGCTAAAGACGAAgaaattatttaaatttcaGGTAACAGAAGCAGTCGTAAAGTGAAGCATTACAATTTGGCATGAATTTAAAAGATGGTCTGGAAGAAAACATGTAGTATTTATAGAGTTTGgttaaaatatataataaCAAAAGGGTATTTCTACCTTGTAGATTGAAAGCTATGGTAGTTAATCATTTGCTCATCATAATCTATTACAATGCTTTGAAGAAGTATGGGTTTACATTTCGCAAAATGTTTATAAACTACATCTACTTTCCAGCGATAAACGAGTTCAGCCCAGATTGGTCAATAACTTCAGAGTCCTCACGGCTCTGCGTCTGACTCGAAGAGGTTTAAATATATACTTATTTACCTATAAAGGAGTTATATTTAATATTATGTTATTAATTCAAGCAAAGTGAAAATGGGAAGCCGCAATAAGCaaataatccaaaaaaaaaccccaaaaagcaaaacttccaaaaaaaaagggggGGGAGAACATGAAAGACAGACGGAGGTATGATTATAGAATACTAGACACCCAATTGTAAGCAAAAACGCTAATGCGTTTCATTCTAGTTTCACTgtacttttgaaagataGAGCTGTGATGGTTTGGAGCATCCAAAATACATTCCATGATCCCTAACGCACAAGGCTCCAGTTGTCGAGCAGTGAGTCCACTGTAATAAATATGATGCAAAGTCCATGTAGTATATCCTAACATCTGCATGGACAAGTAATAAGAAGCAGCTGCTATGGCACTGGGATATCCTCCTACAAACATTTCATCCATTAACGTCAGTTCCATCAAATATTTTGCTAGAGATCGAATATCGTATTGATAGGAATCAGCCCTACTGATTCTTCGTAGAAAAGACATGGGTCCCGGCCAACTTAACTCGAAGTTCAGTAGCATCAGCATGTATCTTTCTGCACgaata
The nucleotide sequence above comes from Schizosaccharomyces osmophilus chromosome 3, complete sequence. Encoded proteins:
- the gep4 gene encoding phosphatidylglycerol phosphate phosphatase Gep4, with the translated sequence MLVNWEGIRAFFQTVKRPRTLLPHVKFPSFTNVPVGISSHLSNAYCRPVDIRGIVLDKDDCITVPNKNEIPNENLEKLRELQKKFGKSHILLVSNSIGSKKQDPTGEDAAHFEARWEIPVLRHSKLKPLCEQEVWDYFQRSTQIQHPSQLLFIGDRLLTDSTMANRMGAWSLWLYVGVQENSSWMNKLEGKLYQTFQPMGPILPQMNEKDK
- the nse3 gene encoding Smc5-6 complex non-SMC MAGE family subunit Nse3; this translates as MSQFDDLHRKRARNVEPSSPHGARLTASQIIADEEEGSESEGYIDDDLESPNDDAAVGQGSGRTSSDRNRRKKSKPNAGSKPLDELDKGETDSMNFQMLVRNIVRLAICSQSSHQALSRKEVIQRAFPQGSSRSLFQPALEEANRQLQSVFGFQLVLVNPTNRTKEMAISQLRKQHTSNSSSSSSSNVPKYWVLKNSLRFEYCSDQRLVPDSMADTSFLGFLMLVVSLVAVSHGYLGELELKSHLDTLLSSETTPFQLDIDRSLNLLVRFGYLDRVKDDTHNQFVYYIGSRSDIEIGKQGLKSFISEFVQGTNLDEVLSGFTDEKLQTLPNTTENEN
- the isa1 gene encoding mitochondrial [4Fe-4S] cluster assembly and transfer protein Isa1 → MLALLSTRQISRFPLREGLLRNFTRNLSLHEIHNLKNMNPTLQKSQNIQIPLPTRLRAAAPSLNETSKKELAPTRRMPRKNVIKLSSGAVNHLRSMLNDPSMKDKLLRIGVKQKGCAGQAYSLEYIEQPEKFDEIVEQDGIRIIVARRALLQIIGSVMDYRDDELQSRFIFTNPNIKSTCGCGESFSTTK
- the myo2 gene encoding myosin II heavy chain, with protein sequence MYRISQGNIGESLADNSLNGIDNKRWVWISHPETAFTKAWIKEELGDGKYVIRYNNSRDQKVVGHDEIQPLNPGRFDRVNDMAELTNLNEPSVTYNLEQRYLSDQIYTYSGLFLVAVNPYRRLPIYGKDMVQLYKDKSQERKLPHVFAIADLAYNNLLENKENQSILVTGESGAGKTENTKRIIQYLAAVASNPNVVFGEQLEEQILKTNPVLEAFGNAKTVRNNNSSRFGKFIKVEFSVSGEIANASIEWYLLEKSRVVHQSSQERNYHIFYQLLNGADPALRKKLLLSNEFNDYEYLKKSSLTIPGINDAEEFKGLLSSFKILGFTEKEIFYMFSIISIILHIGNIPIGADRSGVARLTNMDDVDKLCHLLGVSPELFSQNLIRPRIHAGHEWVVSARSQEQVISSIEALAKAIYERNFGWLVKRINTAISRNTSSNTFIGILDIAGFEIFETNSFEQLCINYTNERLQQFFNHHMFVLEQEEYMREEIKWDFVDFGHDLQPTIDLIEKSNPIGILSCLDEECVMPKATDTTFVSKLDALWRDKSQKYKPFKFGGSGFILTHYAADVPYSTEGWLEKNSDPLNENIAKLLAQSTNKHISELFSDYREVETKTVRGRTRKALFRTVAQRHKEQLNQLMNQFNTTQPHFIRCIIPNEEKKSHSFNRALVLDQLRCNGVLEGIRITRAGFPNRMPFNDFRLRYEMMVNLPKDNYIESRRASLLILQQMGLSEDQFRIGVSKIFFKAGVLASLEERRLHTLQSIVIALQARIRGFVQRRKFQKRLKDIESLKQIQANMFVYDELRKHPWTKLYFKLRPMLSSTHNDEKLKRKDAEIIELKYEIKKITNVKEGLEAKVNESNKSYTALESALTGERAIALDKEEILRRTQERLASLEDSNGILNATYKDMEARLADILNEKEVENKHIEEMTGSLESVSLENEKRREYNEKLQKELNTCRMDVEQIRSALSAAKVEIASLSKEKTSINQDLGKLREDGEKKKLELSSLLEENSTLNRELRRFKEISKSLEERLTNETNMMKDINSSVRNMSSELERTKIEKSEMANDISIVKQKNQELDVLKGVQQMTIENFEQKVGYLEADVKQMSLLKKELSALTEKDNLYEVQSSRNQELEASVKTHMLTIKDLEGSLKNANSKLKNLQDFPSKYESLIGKSEELQRKVRQLERFKSDYELQNKELLSLRKVESDYRELVLKYDKVTKDTERLEKSSFSTNDQYQKLLDEHSNLTRKSEDITSQLDSAMQKLPKIPLLESEISKLKQDFANTVKELEGEKQKAILASQDNEQLRSLKRELQNKRQLELNCQKLSEEVKSTRSLRSEVTLLRNKASDVEYSKNKLTESELKLKEVRKELNSAIELNKRKEVELHRLKEHKPAEKENKSPATIKNTLPERKTIFDLQQRNANQTLFENLKRDYDRLNLEKQYLEKQVQENKNPGVTPQATGGSLERVAFSHAVEVKALKDQINSEKSKILTTQYQFEKREKELQKSISDMERQNRYSLIDVRALRDRIASLEEELAASSRA